The following proteins are encoded in a genomic region of Petrotoga sp. 9PWA.NaAc.5.4:
- a CDS encoding response regulator, with protein MSKILVVDDEENIRTLIKEELEESGYEVFCAPNAKKALEILENNKDIEIICTDIEMPDVNGLELAAEIRKKYSNKKIVFLTAYSHYKSEMASWAADAYVVKSMDVTEIKDTIDHLTKIQ; from the coding sequence TTGTCAAAAATTTTAGTTGTTGATGATGAAGAAAATATAAGAACTTTGATAAAAGAAGAGTTAGAAGAATCAGGATATGAAGTTTTTTGTGCGCCCAACGCCAAAAAAGCTTTAGAAATATTAGAAAATAATAAAGATATAGAAATAATTTGTACAGATATCGAGATGCCGGATGTAAATGGTTTGGAGTTAGCGGCTGAAATAAGGAAAAAATACTCAAATAAGAAAATCGTTTTTCTTACAGCATATTCTCATTATAAGAGTGAGATGGCTTCTTGGGCTGCAGATGCATACGTTGTAAAATCAATGGATGTAACAGAAATAAAAGACACTATTGATCATCTTACAAAAATTCAATAG